A single Methanocaldococcus bathoardescens DNA region contains:
- the ileS gene encoding isoleucine--tRNA ligase, translating to MKRVEPVNFRELDKKIKKFWEENDIYQKVKKKNEGNKEFYFVDGPPYCSGAIHLGTAWNKIIKDTYLRFKRMQGYNVLDKAGWDMHGLPIEVKVENEFGIKNKKEIETKIGVEQFIEKCKEFALKHKEIMENQFKNLGVWLDWENAYMPITKEYMEIGWWTLKVAHEKGLLTRDLRVVYWCPRCETALAEHEVRGEYKEVYDPSVYVKFKLKDDENTYVVIWTTTPWTLVANLAVTVHPDYDYAYVEVEFDDKKEVWIIAEKLVDEVINKAKKAHNIKNYKIIKKVKGKELEGLKYIHPLLDENEKQKEFAKLETAHTVVLGEHVTLEGGTGLVHTAPGHGEEDFEVGKKYNLPIYSPIDDEGKYIEGKWKGIFVKDADAEIIETLKDKGLLVYAGKIKHSYPHCWRCKTPLLFRATEQWFLEISKIKDNIIEHAKTVQWIPHWVETRYINGVKFVGDWNISRQRYWGIPLPVWVCEKCRKYIVVGSVEELEEKMINKDEVGEINDLHKPTVDKIKLRCECGGEMRRVPDVLDVWFDSGLAPYASIGSKTLKKADFITEGNDQVTKWFYSQHALSAIVFDDIPYKKCLMHGFTLDEHGDKMSKSLGNIVNPDDVVEKYGADLLRFYLLSANKVWEDLRFVWSEMDDVLSLFNTLWNAYMFAVNYMVLDNFKPDEKYFEYLKDEDKWILSRVNTVAKIAIENLEVPYFHTYTWTLKDFILNDLSRWYIRLIRDRTWKEKDDVDKLAAYQTLYYVLLKLATIMAPVAPHTAEAIYQNLKTEDMEESIFMNKIEVDEEFIDEELERDMAIVRDIVDAIYRGRDRIKYTLRYPLKEITIAGGEEVKKAVERFEYIIKEQGNVKNIKFGEVEGSKYIIKPNYRELGKRYRSEVPKVVEALNKADAKELMEKLKEGAVILDGYEIKPEYVEIRLEIPEHIAGVEFSKGTVFINTEITDDLIREGLMREVIRRIQAMRKDMDLDIEEKIKVKVEGINLDEFKEIIEREVRGTFVDDIKADYEKDWEIKTPNGEKYNVKITIERINK from the coding sequence ATGAAGAGAGTAGAGCCAGTTAATTTCAGAGAATTGGATAAGAAGATAAAAAAGTTTTGGGAAGAGAATGATATATATCAAAAAGTAAAGAAAAAGAATGAAGGAAATAAAGAATTTTACTTTGTTGATGGTCCTCCATACTGTTCTGGAGCAATACACTTGGGGACTGCATGGAATAAGATAATTAAAGACACTTATTTGAGATTTAAGAGAATGCAAGGATATAATGTTTTAGATAAAGCTGGATGGGACATGCACGGTTTGCCAATAGAGGTTAAAGTTGAAAATGAGTTTGGAATAAAAAACAAGAAAGAGATAGAAACAAAAATTGGTGTAGAGCAATTTATAGAGAAGTGTAAGGAATTCGCTTTAAAACATAAAGAGATTATGGAAAATCAGTTTAAAAACTTAGGAGTTTGGTTGGATTGGGAAAATGCATACATGCCAATAACTAAGGAATATATGGAAATTGGCTGGTGGACATTAAAGGTTGCTCATGAGAAGGGATTATTAACAAGAGATTTAAGGGTTGTTTATTGGTGTCCAAGATGTGAAACAGCTTTAGCTGAGCATGAAGTTAGAGGAGAGTATAAAGAGGTTTACGACCCATCTGTCTATGTAAAATTCAAATTAAAGGATGATGAAAACACCTATGTTGTAATTTGGACAACAACACCATGGACTTTGGTAGCTAACTTAGCTGTAACTGTTCATCCTGACTATGATTACGCCTATGTAGAAGTTGAATTTGATGATAAAAAAGAGGTCTGGATTATTGCTGAAAAGTTAGTTGATGAGGTTATAAACAAAGCTAAAAAAGCTCATAACATCAAAAACTATAAGATAATCAAAAAAGTTAAAGGAAAAGAATTAGAAGGGTTAAAGTATATTCATCCATTATTAGATGAGAATGAAAAACAGAAAGAATTTGCAAAATTAGAAACTGCACATACAGTTGTTTTAGGAGAGCATGTAACCTTAGAGGGAGGAACTGGTTTAGTTCACACAGCTCCAGGGCATGGGGAAGAGGACTTTGAAGTTGGTAAAAAGTATAATTTGCCTATTTATTCGCCAATAGATGATGAAGGTAAATATATAGAAGGAAAATGGAAAGGTATTTTTGTTAAAGATGCAGATGCAGAAATAATTGAAACTCTAAAAGATAAAGGATTGTTAGTTTATGCTGGTAAGATAAAGCACAGTTATCCACACTGTTGGAGATGTAAAACACCTCTCTTGTTTAGAGCTACTGAGCAGTGGTTCTTAGAGATATCAAAGATTAAAGATAACATTATAGAGCATGCTAAAACAGTTCAGTGGATTCCACACTGGGTTGAGACAAGATATATAAATGGAGTTAAGTTTGTTGGAGATTGGAATATAAGTAGGCAGAGATATTGGGGAATCCCTCTCCCTGTTTGGGTTTGTGAGAAGTGTAGAAAATATATAGTTGTGGGAAGTGTTGAAGAATTAGAGGAAAAGATGATAAATAAAGATGAAGTTGGAGAAATTAATGATTTACACAAGCCAACAGTTGATAAAATAAAGTTGAGATGTGAATGTGGAGGAGAAATGAGAAGAGTTCCAGATGTTTTAGATGTTTGGTTTGACTCTGGTTTAGCACCTTATGCTTCAATTGGTTCAAAAACATTGAAAAAAGCTGACTTTATAACAGAAGGAAACGACCAAGTTACTAAATGGTTTTATTCACAGCATGCACTGTCAGCTATCGTATTCGACGACATTCCATACAAAAAATGTTTAATGCATGGCTTTACCTTGGATGAGCATGGAGACAAGATGAGTAAAAGTTTAGGAAATATAGTTAATCCAGATGATGTTGTTGAAAAGTATGGGGCTGATTTGTTGAGGTTTTATCTTTTAAGCGCAAATAAGGTTTGGGAAGATTTAAGGTTTGTATGGAGTGAAATGGATGATGTATTGAGTTTATTTAACACATTGTGGAACGCTTACATGTTCGCTGTAAATTACATGGTCTTAGATAACTTTAAACCAGATGAAAAATACTTTGAATATCTAAAAGATGAAGATAAATGGATTTTGAGTAGAGTAAATACTGTTGCCAAGATAGCAATTGAAAACCTTGAAGTTCCTTACTTCCATACCTACACATGGACATTAAAAGATTTCATATTAAATGACTTAAGTAGATGGTATATTAGATTAATTAGGGACAGAACATGGAAGGAAAAAGATGATGTTGATAAATTAGCGGCATATCAAACACTCTACTATGTCTTACTAAAATTGGCTACAATAATGGCTCCAGTAGCCCCACACACTGCAGAGGCAATATATCAAAACCTAAAGACAGAAGATATGGAAGAAAGTATCTTCATGAATAAAATAGAGGTTGATGAGGAGTTTATTGATGAGGAATTAGAGAGAGACATGGCAATAGTTAGAGATATAGTTGATGCAATCTACAGAGGAAGAGACAGAATAAAATACACCTTAAGATATCCATTGAAAGAGATAACCATTGCTGGTGGGGAAGAGGTTAAGAAGGCAGTAGAGAGATTTGAATACATAATAAAAGAGCAGGGTAATGTCAAAAATATCAAATTTGGAGAAGTTGAGGGAAGTAAATATATTATAAAACCAAACTACAGAGAGTTAGGTAAGAGATACAGAAGTGAAGTTCCAAAGGTTGTTGAAGCGTTGAATAAAGCAGATGCTAAAGAGCTAATGGAGAAACTGAAAGAAGGAGCTGTAATATTGGATGGATATGAGATTAAGCCAGAGTATGTTGAGATTAGGTTAGAGATTCCTGAGCACATTGCAGGAGTTGAGTTCTCAAAAGGAACAGTCTTTATAAATACTGAAATTACTGATGATTTGATAAGAGAAGGGTTAATGAGAGAAGTTATAAGAAGAATTCAGGCGATGAGAAAAGATATGGATTTAGATATTGAAGAAAAAATTAAGGTTAAGGTTGAAGGTATTAACTTAGATGAATTTAAGGAAATTATTGAGAGAGAAGTTAGAGGAACATTTGTTGATGATATAAAAGCAGATTATGAAAAAGATTGGGAGATAAAAACACCAAATGGAGAAAAATATAATGTTAAAATTACCATTGAGAGGATAAATAAATAA
- a CDS encoding tRNA (guanine(10)-N(2))-dimethyltransferase has product MILKEGDVVFEVPDKLTVTKKDEVFYNPRMKTGRDISVVIVQAFLNLYHKKDKFYVCDALAGSGIRGLRYAKELKFDGELKVFLNDINPKAYEKIINNAKLNEIENIEVFNEDANTFLSRHFRFFNVVDLDPFGSPAPYIDQAIRALVTRNGLLCLTATDTAALCGRAKKSCLRKYLAYPLFGRDCHEFALRVLVGYAMRMATKYELALKPVFCHATDHYVRVYLVTDRGAKRADKVFEMLGYVKDVNGVKIIRKFEEGYEKGFSGPLYIGNLYDKALVEEALRIAEERKCSERVLKILNAIKGESAINQVGCYDTHQIGKMLKISVPPMQDIINKLKEMGFEATVTHYNPKGIKTNTTLKNVIEAMYKCANIR; this is encoded by the coding sequence ATGATTCTAAAAGAAGGGGATGTAGTTTTTGAAGTTCCAGATAAATTAACAGTTACAAAAAAGGATGAGGTCTTTTACAATCCAAGAATGAAAACAGGTAGGGATATAAGTGTAGTGATAGTTCAGGCATTTCTAAATTTGTATCATAAAAAAGATAAGTTTTATGTGTGTGATGCTTTAGCAGGGAGTGGAATTAGAGGACTTAGATATGCAAAAGAGCTTAAGTTTGATGGAGAGTTAAAAGTTTTCCTAAATGATATAAATCCAAAAGCTTATGAGAAGATAATAAACAATGCCAAATTAAATGAGATTGAGAATATAGAAGTTTTTAATGAAGATGCCAATACATTTTTATCAAGGCACTTTAGATTTTTCAATGTTGTTGATTTAGACCCATTTGGTTCTCCAGCTCCATATATTGACCAAGCAATTAGAGCTTTGGTAACAAGAAATGGTTTGCTCTGTTTAACAGCAACAGACACTGCTGCTTTATGTGGAAGGGCTAAAAAATCATGCCTAAGGAAATATTTGGCTTATCCTTTATTTGGCAGGGATTGTCATGAATTTGCATTGAGAGTTTTAGTTGGCTATGCTATGAGGATGGCTACAAAATATGAGCTTGCCTTAAAGCCAGTATTTTGCCACGCAACCGACCATTATGTTAGAGTTTATTTAGTTACAGATAGAGGAGCTAAGAGGGCTGATAAGGTATTTGAAATGCTTGGATATGTTAAGGATGTTAATGGGGTTAAAATAATTAGAAAATTTGAAGAAGGTTATGAGAAAGGCTTTTCTGGGCCGCTGTATATTGGTAACTTATATGACAAAGCTCTTGTTGAAGAGGCTTTAAGGATAGCTGAAGAGAGAAAATGTAGTGAGAGAGTTTTAAAGATTTTAAATGCTATTAAAGGAGAATCTGCTATAAACCAAGTTGGATGCTATGACACTCACCAAATCGGAAAAATGTTAAAGATTTCAGTTCCACCAATGCAGGATATTATAAACAAGCTAAAAGAGATGGGGTTTGAAGCTACAGTAACCCATTACAATCCGAAAGGAATAAAAACCAATACTACATTAAAGAATGTTATTGAGGCAATGTATAAATGTGCCAATATCAGGTGA
- a CDS encoding family 16 glycoside hydrolase: MNLKKITVALMIPILYLGLCGCFEIVPKSFYDDFSSYSVGEKAPFGEWKVKKGGFKIEAVMSEDKKSINNVAVPINNGIIYIDKNYTNFKLIVDIKRLEEGDNPKIYFRLINNAQAGYYIEIKGYDMGYALYKFNGTKVEKLAESYSAAPAGTDFYRYEVIAKDNKIIFLAGGQKYIEYTDNNTPILKGGIGIGGGKAYYDNVRVEPIQ, encoded by the coding sequence ATGAATCTTAAAAAAATAACTGTAGCTTTAATGATTCCAATTCTATATTTAGGATTATGTGGTTGTTTTGAAATTGTCCCGAAATCATTTTATGATGACTTTTCTTCATACTCTGTAGGAGAAAAAGCTCCATTTGGAGAATGGAAGGTTAAGAAGGGGGGTTTTAAAATTGAAGCTGTAATGAGTGAAGATAAAAAATCAATAAACAATGTTGCAGTTCCAATAAACAATGGAATAATTTATATTGACAAAAATTACACCAATTTTAAACTTATTGTTGATATAAAACGGTTAGAAGAGGGGGATAACCCAAAAATATACTTTAGATTAATAAATAATGCACAAGCCGGATATTATATAGAAATAAAGGGGTATGATATGGGATATGCACTCTATAAATTTAACGGAACTAAGGTTGAAAAATTGGCTGAATCTTATAGTGCCGCTCCTGCTGGCACAGATTTTTATAGGTATGAAGTTATAGCAAAAGATAATAAAATAATCTTCCTTGCAGGAGGGCAGAAATATATTGAATACACTGACAATAACACACCAATACTTAAAGGTGGAATAGGAATTGGAGGGGGTAAAGCTTATTATGATAATGTTAGGGTAGAGCCAATACAATAA
- a CDS encoding ATP-dependent DNA helicase: MEFESYIKEKFPYPKVREPQKRMMLKIYECIKNKKNLIVEAPTGVGKTLGYLIPALYFAERGKRVAILTETIDQQVRIYEDLSSLRHNLKVAFLMGKSNFICKSKGGKANRLYCQLNKKCLYRPNKRPICYCGTKKHPVNLGDNVIYYCPYCTCEYQKAKVESILADIIVMNNSMFYYAKEDIEKKRDIDIIICDEAHKLENSIRNTSTITINPELSINRLKYMAIHYAPNILKKRLNIEDENFWEIIEKYLTSRGINIDICKETIIFDGENLSSWKYKTELAVLGAILDGYYQINNIKNKILRFNENEEIDKEELRFEIDNRALIAIELDFIHKKKLSDMYLLEFIENIKNLRYINENYVIYRSGNSLLCEPVFVSSHLKELYDNAVVIHCSATIGNLKMHALKTGVDNPEFLILESPFPKNRKKIIALKDGVDMKYEKRDREKANKNLLKILESINGNSLVLFKSFEDLDSFYKYLKREIAKTNIKNKNIHVYEQGMDGKEAKELKERFEKIGGTLLATGRFAEGVDIPGEALVGVVIDSLPFPVPTPLILREQKILEEKFKSRGIRDAHWRAFLMTSFDRMARTLVQMIGRLIRTENDYGVVVIQDKRFADWVGRVMREKSYLKDNYEVMSLDMAIKYIPKFMSQFRN; this comes from the coding sequence ATGGAATTTGAAAGCTATATTAAAGAGAAATTTCCTTATCCCAAAGTTAGAGAGCCACAGAAAAGGATGATGCTAAAAATTTACGAGTGCATAAAGAATAAAAAAAATTTGATAGTTGAAGCACCAACAGGTGTTGGAAAAACCTTAGGTTATTTAATTCCAGCTCTATATTTTGCAGAAAGAGGGAAACGGGTTGCTATACTAACAGAAACGATAGACCAGCAGGTTAGGATTTATGAGGATTTAAGCTCTTTAAGGCATAATTTAAAGGTCGCATTTTTGATGGGGAAGAGTAACTTTATTTGCAAATCAAAAGGAGGGAAGGCTAATAGATTGTATTGCCAATTAAATAAAAAATGCTTATACAGACCAAATAAAAGACCAATTTGTTATTGTGGAACAAAAAAACATCCAGTAAATTTGGGAGATAACGTTATTTATTACTGTCCATACTGCACTTGCGAATACCAAAAGGCAAAAGTTGAGAGTATCTTAGCCGATATTATAGTTATGAACAACAGTATGTTTTACTATGCAAAGGAAGATATTGAGAAAAAAAGAGATATTGATATAATTATTTGTGATGAAGCCCATAAATTGGAGAACAGCATAAGAAATACATCAACAATAACTATTAATCCCGAACTATCAATTAATAGATTAAAATATATGGCTATACATTACGCTCCCAATATTTTAAAAAAGAGGTTGAATATTGAAGATGAAAATTTTTGGGAAATTATTGAGAAGTATTTAACAAGTAGAGGTATCAATATAGATATTTGCAAAGAGACAATTATTTTTGATGGAGAGAATTTAAGTTCTTGGAAATATAAGACAGAACTCGCTGTGTTGGGTGCTATTTTAGATGGCTATTACCAAATAAACAATATAAAGAACAAAATATTAAGATTTAATGAAAATGAGGAAATTGATAAAGAAGAGCTTAGATTTGAAATTGATAATAGGGCGTTAATTGCTATAGAGCTTGATTTTATCCATAAAAAGAAATTATCTGATATGTATCTTCTTGAATTCATAGAAAATATCAAAAATTTAAGATATATTAATGAAAACTATGTAATTTATAGAAGTGGAAATTCTTTATTATGCGAGCCAGTTTTTGTAAGTTCTCACCTAAAAGAGCTTTATGATAATGCTGTAGTTATTCACTGCTCAGCAACAATTGGAAATTTAAAGATGCATGCTTTAAAGACGGGAGTCGATAATCCAGAGTTTTTAATTTTAGAGAGTCCATTTCCAAAGAATAGGAAAAAAATTATAGCCTTAAAAGATGGCGTTGATATGAAGTATGAAAAAAGAGATAGAGAGAAGGCAAATAAAAATTTGTTAAAAATATTGGAATCAATAAATGGAAACTCTTTAGTTTTATTTAAGAGCTTTGAAGATTTAGATAGTTTTTACAAATATCTAAAAAGAGAGATAGCAAAAACAAATATTAAAAATAAAAATATCCATGTGTATGAGCAGGGTATGGATGGGAAAGAGGCTAAGGAATTAAAAGAAAGATTTGAAAAAATTGGTGGGACTTTATTAGCAACTGGAAGGTTTGCTGAAGGAGTAGATATTCCTGGAGAGGCTTTAGTAGGAGTTGTTATTGATTCCCTTCCATTTCCAGTTCCAACACCTTTAATATTAAGGGAGCAGAAAATATTAGAAGAGAAATTTAAAAGTAGAGGAATTAGGGATGCCCATTGGAGAGCTTTTTTAATGACATCATTTGATAGAATGGCAAGGACATTAGTTCAGATGATTGGAAGATTAATAAGAACAGAAAATGATTATGGAGTTGTAGTTATACAAGATAAGAGATTTGCAGATTGGGTAGGAAGAGTTATGAGAGAAAAAAGTTATCTAAAAGATAACTATGAGGTTATGAGTTTGGATATGGCTATAAAATACATTCCAAAGTTTATGAGTCAATTTAGAAATTAA
- a CDS encoding tetratricopeptide repeat protein: MNRRRTPRVDALEATANVLKAYRELFEGNLLKALYYVDKALELEPDFCLALFLRGLILTAKGEMKEAIESFENLICNESKNPISWMFLGQLYGMSGNCEDALKCYNKALGIENRFPSAFLLKTICLEFLGEYEELLKIYDEILAYAPNFVPMWVKKAEILRKLGRYEEALLCLNRALELKPYDKNALYLKGVLLKRMGKPKEAVECFKKLIDELNVRWIDAIRHAVSLFLIVGELKDAERYINMGLEMREDDVALWYFKGELYERLGKLDEALKCYDKVIELQPHYVKALLSKARIYERQGDIKKAIEYYNKAVENTHKALKNK; encoded by the coding sequence ATGAATAGAAGAAGAACCCCAAGAGTTGATGCTTTAGAAGCTACAGCTAATGTTTTAAAAGCTTATAGGGAATTGTTTGAAGGGAATTTATTAAAAGCTTTATATTATGTTGATAAAGCTTTAGAATTAGAACCTGATTTTTGCTTAGCTTTATTTTTGAGAGGATTAATATTAACTGCTAAAGGAGAAATGAAGGAAGCTATTGAATCTTTTGAAAATCTGATATGTAATGAATCAAAAAATCCAATATCTTGGATGTTTCTTGGACAGCTATATGGAATGTCAGGCAACTGCGAAGATGCATTAAAATGTTATAACAAAGCATTGGGTATCGAAAATAGATTTCCTTCTGCATTTTTATTAAAAACTATTTGTTTGGAATTTTTAGGTGAATATGAAGAGTTATTAAAAATTTATGATGAAATATTGGCTTATGCACCAAACTTTGTTCCAATGTGGGTTAAAAAAGCTGAAATTCTAAGGAAGTTAGGAAGATATGAAGAGGCACTACTATGTTTAAATAGAGCTTTAGAATTAAAACCATATGATAAAAACGCTTTATATTTAAAGGGTGTTTTATTAAAAAGAATGGGAAAACCTAAAGAAGCAGTTGAATGTTTCAAAAAATTAATAGATGAACTAAATGTTAGATGGATAGATGCTATAAGACATGCTGTTTCTTTATTTTTAATTGTTGGAGAATTAAAGGATGCTGAGAGATACATAAATATGGGTTTGGAAATGAGAGAGGATGATGTGGCTTTATGGTATTTTAAAGGAGAACTATATGAGAGATTAGGAAAATTAGATGAAGCATTAAAATGCTATGATAAAGTTATTGAACTACAGCCACACTATGTAAAAGCACTTTTAAGTAAAGCAAGAATATATGAAAGACAGGGAGATATTAAGAAAGCGATTGAATATTACAATAAAGCTGTAGAAAATACACATAAAGCCTTGAAGAATAAATAA
- a CDS encoding tetratricopeptide repeat protein yields the protein METKNKKAKENIEISDILLSLTYLIKSYEYRDKGNFLESVYYLNKALELNPNLKFAKFLKAISLAILGDIQKSTKYLEEITKDSKDPIAHALLGQCYELLGNFDKALECYEKSLGIEEKFATAFFLKSLCLGLSGKYEELLKCSNRLISYAPNFIPAYVIKANMLRKLGRYEEALVCINKVLELKENDKNAIYLKALILKKMGKYDEALKYYKKLIDELNVTWIEVIKEGIYLSFLFNKLNQAEKYIEMGLKLRPDDASLWYFKGRLYEKQNKLEEALKYYDKAIQLMPHHTKALLAKARVLEKLGRIEESVEYYNKALDR from the coding sequence ATGGAAACGAAAAACAAAAAAGCAAAGGAAAATATAGAAATATCCGATATATTATTATCACTAACTTATCTAATTAAGTCGTATGAATACAGGGATAAAGGAAATTTTTTAGAATCAGTATATTATCTTAATAAAGCGTTAGAACTAAACCCTAATTTAAAATTTGCAAAATTTTTAAAAGCAATTTCTTTAGCAATTTTAGGTGATATACAAAAATCTACAAAATATCTTGAAGAGATTACAAAAGATTCTAAAGACCCTATAGCTCATGCTCTTCTTGGCCAATGTTATGAACTGTTAGGAAATTTTGACAAAGCATTAGAATGTTATGAAAAATCATTAGGCATTGAAGAGAAATTTGCTACAGCATTTTTCCTTAAAAGTTTATGTTTGGGACTTTCTGGTAAATATGAAGAATTATTAAAGTGCAGTAATAGATTAATTTCATATGCACCAAACTTTATTCCTGCGTATGTAATTAAAGCAAACATGCTACGTAAGTTAGGAAGATATGAAGAAGCTTTAGTTTGCATAAATAAAGTATTAGAGCTAAAAGAAAATGATAAAAATGCTATATATTTAAAAGCATTAATTTTAAAGAAAATGGGTAAATATGATGAAGCACTAAAATATTATAAAAAGCTTATTGATGAATTAAATGTAACTTGGATTGAGGTGATTAAGGAAGGAATCTATCTATCATTCCTATTTAATAAACTAAATCAGGCTGAGAAGTATATTGAAATGGGGCTAAAATTAAGACCTGATGATGCGAGTTTGTGGTATTTCAAAGGTAGATTGTATGAAAAGCAGAATAAGCTTGAAGAAGCTCTAAAATATTATGACAAAGCAATTCAACTTATGCCTCACCATACAAAAGCTTTACTTGCTAAAGCAAGAGTTTTAGAAAAATTAGGAAGGATAGAAGAATCTGTAGAATACTATAATAAAGCACTTGATAGATAA
- a CDS encoding YkgJ family cysteine cluster protein produces the protein MEWEITFNGITYECINCAYCCSCEGWRIYLNYFDKLKLKDYEYAIETCEGEFKYRLKINEKGCILLDNNLCRVHLEKGYEFKPLMCMIFPFSCMVKWDGTPLLIIKHYCKGIKKGEVDKKVIDETIELIKELYFDIFEEIIENGMEHSSKTEIFGNFRVDWEEREEFGRYIFSSKTFDEMFERCKEIFGSNINTLNIKKFDEIKSGLLRYNTKENEEEILRYLLELNRREHFRKLPFYKEVNKLLDIGTYLTKFKNVFKGEGEVDKKLFLNQL, from the coding sequence ATGGAATGGGAAATAACATTTAACGGGATAACTTATGAATGCATAAATTGTGCTTACTGTTGCTCATGTGAGGGTTGGCGAATATATTTGAATTATTTTGATAAATTAAAACTTAAAGATTATGAATATGCCATAGAAACATGTGAAGGGGAGTTTAAGTATAGATTAAAAATTAATGAGAAAGGTTGTATTTTATTAGATAACAATCTATGCAGAGTTCATTTAGAAAAGGGATATGAATTTAAACCACTAATGTGCATGATTTTCCCTTTCAGTTGTATGGTAAAATGGGACGGAACTCCTCTCTTAATAATAAAACATTACTGTAAAGGAATTAAAAAAGGAGAAGTTGACAAAAAAGTTATTGATGAAACTATTGAGTTAATAAAAGAGCTCTATTTTGATATTTTTGAAGAGATTATAGAAAATGGAATGGAACATAGCAGTAAGACAGAAATATTTGGGAATTTTAGAGTTGATTGGGAAGAGAGAGAAGAATTTGGAAGGTATATTTTTAGTAGTAAGACATTTGATGAAATGTTTGAAAGATGCAAAGAAATTTTTGGCAGCAACATAAATACTCTAAACATCAAAAAATTTGATGAAATAAAAAGTGGTCTATTAAGATATAATACCAAAGAGAATGAGGAAGAAATTTTAAGGTATTTGTTAGAGCTGAATAGGAGAGAGCATTTTAGAAAACTTCCTTTCTATAAAGAGGTTAATAAACTCTTAGATATAGGGACTTATCTAACTAAATTCAAAAACGTATTTAAAGGAGAGGGAGAAGTTGATAAAAAATTGTTCCTAAATCAACTATAA
- a CDS encoding ABC transporter permease codes for MLLIELTYAFIFVIIAVLIAYREKLGIEKKILYVSILALIQLFILGFVLLYIFSFGMIGAFLMISVMIILASYLIMREINLENKTKLFISLFITFLTTTIVSLAILVIPKVIKFEPIYVIPLMGMVIGNTMNTVHLALDKIIDLVKSERDILWGYLALGATEIEALRPFIKNAVKSAVIPQMNRTKSVGVIFIPGAMVGMLLSGANPLYAAEIQIIIMWMILSSAVISGVLICYLMYKEIIRV; via the coding sequence ATGTTATTGATAGAGCTTACCTATGCCTTTATATTTGTTATTATCGCAGTTCTTATTGCATATAGAGAAAAATTAGGCATTGAGAAAAAAATACTCTATGTGTCAATCTTAGCACTAATTCAACTGTTTATTTTGGGGTTTGTTTTACTCTATATCTTTTCATTTGGGATGATTGGGGCATTTTTAATGATTTCTGTAATGATTATTTTAGCATCTTATTTAATAATGAGAGAAATTAACTTAGAAAATAAAACAAAACTCTTTATTAGCTTATTTATTACATTTTTAACTACCACTATAGTTTCATTGGCAATATTGGTAATTCCAAAAGTTATCAAATTTGAGCCAATTTATGTAATTCCATTAATGGGAATGGTTATTGGGAACACAATGAACACTGTCCATTTAGCACTGGATAAAATAATAGATTTAGTTAAGTCAGAGAGAGATATCTTGTGGGGATATTTAGCTTTAGGAGCTACTGAAATAGAAGCTTTAAGACCATTTATAAAAAATGCAGTAAAATCTGCAGTAATTCCTCAAATGAATAGAACAAAGTCAGTTGGTGTTATCTTTATCCCAGGGGCAATGGTTGGTATGCTGTTGAGTGGGGCAAATCCTTTATATGCAGCGGAAATCCAAATTATCATTATGTGGATGATTTTAAGCTCTGCAGTAATTTCTGGGGTTTTGATATGCTACTTAATGTATAAAGAAATTATTAGAGTTTAA